The window GAAGCCAGAGACCTGGAAAGAATTGCTCAGGCCACAGGTCATACTACCCGCAGAAGAATTCTATCCCACCCAGCGACTGACCCATCCTAATTTCCTAACTTATGCCATGGGATGGTTTCAGCATGATTATAAGGGAAAGAAGTTGAATATGCATACCGGGAGTCTGTCCGGGGAAGTAGCGATCCATGGCCAGATCCCGGAAGTAAATACAGCAGTATATGTATTCGCCAACCTCGACCATGCTGAAATGAGGCACGCTTTGATGTATAAGGCATTCGACCTGTACGCACTGGGCGGTAACAGGGATTGGCACCAGGAAATGTTTGCCTTGTATCAATCCATCCAAAAGAACCGTGCACAACAGGTGAAGGAATTTGAAAGCAAAAGGGTGACCGGCACCAAACCCAGCCATGACCTGAAGGATTATGCAGGGGTATATGAGGATCCTTTATATGGGAAAATTGAGATCACCTTGCAGGGAGACCGGTTGTTGTTGGTATTGAACGATCGGGGAAAGGGAAAACTGGAACACTGGCATTATGATGCTTTCAAGATGCAGTGGGATGAAAAGTGGAATGGCAGTATGCTGATCGGTTTCCAGTCCGATGGCTATGGAAAGATCAGGGAACTCATATATGGGAATGCAGTTTTCCACAAACGTCCTGAATAAACCAATTTCAATCATCACTTCAAATAGTTCTTCAATGAGATCATTGTTGTCGCTTTCAATAGCCGGTATCTTATTACCAGCCATGGCCCACTCCCAACAGAAATGGAATGAGAATTCCTTCGGTATCTATAACCTGGTCAAGAACCCGGGAGGGGTTACACTGGGTTACGCTCCGGCATCAGGGGTGAAGATCCTGACGGTAAATGGGTTGGCCTTTAAGGACCTTAACAGGAATGGCCAACTTGACAAGTATGAAGACTGGCGTTTACCCGTGGACGTTAGGGCAAAGGACCTGGCATCCCAGTTATCCATTGAGGAGATCGCCGGCCTGATGTTGTATTCTTCCCATCAATCCATTCCCGCAAGGTCAACAGGATATTTTGCCGGCACCTATAATGGGAAGCCATACAAAGAAGGGGAAGTTGATCCAACAGACCTCACCGACCAGCAAAAGAAATTCCTGAAGGAAGATAACCTCAGGCATGTATTGGTGACCACTGTATTGACCCCGGAAGTTGCCGCCAAGTGGAGCAATAAGCTGCAGGCCTATTGTGAGGGACTGGGCAAGGGAATACCTGCCAATAACAGTTCTGACCCGCGCCATGGAACACAGGCAAGGGCCGAATACAATGCCGCGGCGGGTGGCAGGATATCCATGTGGCCCTCATCACTGGGAATGGCTGCTACTTTTGATCCTGCACTGGTAGAGCAATTTGGCCGGATTGCTGCTGCCGAGTACAGGGCATTGGGTTTGACCACGGCATTGTCACCCCAGGTAGATATTGCGACTGAGCCACGTTGGGGAAGGTTTGAAGGAACATTCGGGGAAAGCCCCAAACTTTCGGCAGCCATGGCAGAAGCCTATTGTAATGGCTTCCAGACCTCAACCGGTATCAAGGAGATCGCCAATGGCTGGGGATATGGCAGCGTAAATGCCATGGTGAAACACTGGCCGGGTGGTGGTGCGGGTGAAGCCGGACGCGACGCACACTATGCCAATGGAAAATTTGCGGTTTACCCCGGGGACAATTTTGTTGAACACCTTATCCCATTTACCGAAGGCGCATTTAAGCTTAAGGGCAAGACGAGGAAGGCTTCCGCAGTAATGCCCTATTATACCATTTCCTGGAACCAGGATAAGAAGAATGGTGAGAATGTCGCCAATAATTACAATCGGTATATGATCACCGACCTTCTTCGCAACAAGTACAATTATGATGGAGTGGTTTGTACCGATTGGCTGGTAACGGGTGACCATAAGGCCATGGATGTATTCGTTGATGGAAAATCATGGGGCGTTGAAAACCTTAGCCTTGCTGAAAGGCACTACAAGGTATTGATGGCCGGTGCTGACCAATATGGGGGTAACAATGATATGAAACCCATATTGGAAGCGTACCAGATCGGTATAGAGGAACATGGGGAAGCTAAGATGCGTGAGAGAATGGAGCAATCTGCCGTTCGACTGCTCCGCAATATTTTCAACACCGGAGTGTTTGAGAATCCCTATATCGATCCGGAAATCACCAGGGCCACCGTTGGTAAGCCTGAATTTATCAAAGCTGGTTTTGAAGCACAGTTGAAATCGGTTGTGATGTTAAAAAATAAGGGGCATGTTTTGCCAATGGCTGCTACCAGGACAGTTTATGTTCCCAAACGCTATGTTGCTGCCAGCAGGAACTTTCTTGGTGCAGAGATCCCTGCATCCAATGATTATCCCTTTAATATGGAATTAGTGAAGCGATATTTCAAGGTGACCGATAACCCGGCTGAAGCTGATTTCGCTTTGGTGGGAATAGAGAATCCCAAAAGCGGAATTGGGTATGATAAGGAGGATGTAGCGAAAGGCGGAAATGGGTATATACCTATCAGCCTGCAGT is drawn from Flavihumibacter rivuli and contains these coding sequences:
- a CDS encoding glycoside hydrolase family 3 protein, yielding MRSLLSLSIAGILLPAMAHSQQKWNENSFGIYNLVKNPGGVTLGYAPASGVKILTVNGLAFKDLNRNGQLDKYEDWRLPVDVRAKDLASQLSIEEIAGLMLYSSHQSIPARSTGYFAGTYNGKPYKEGEVDPTDLTDQQKKFLKEDNLRHVLVTTVLTPEVAAKWSNKLQAYCEGLGKGIPANNSSDPRHGTQARAEYNAAAGGRISMWPSSLGMAATFDPALVEQFGRIAAAEYRALGLTTALSPQVDIATEPRWGRFEGTFGESPKLSAAMAEAYCNGFQTSTGIKEIANGWGYGSVNAMVKHWPGGGAGEAGRDAHYANGKFAVYPGDNFVEHLIPFTEGAFKLKGKTRKASAVMPYYTISWNQDKKNGENVANNYNRYMITDLLRNKYNYDGVVCTDWLVTGDHKAMDVFVDGKSWGVENLSLAERHYKVLMAGADQYGGNNDMKPILEAYQIGIEEHGEAKMRERMEQSAVRLLRNIFNTGVFENPYIDPEITRATVGKPEFIKAGFEAQLKSVVMLKNKGHVLPMAATRTVYVPKRYVAASRNFLGAEIPASNDYPFNMELVKRYFKVTDNPAEADFALVGIENPKSGIGYDKEDVAKGGNGYIPISLQYEDYTATDARETSIAGGDPMESFTNRSYKGKTVKTRNATDIQLIRETKEKMKGKPVIVTINLSNPMVFSEFETGVDAILVSFNVQDQALLEIISGKAEPSALLPMQMPADMGSVEKQAEDVPFDLKCHKDSEGNLYDFGFGLNWKGVINDKRVKTFQK